Proteins from one Setaria italica strain Yugu1 chromosome V, Setaria_italica_v2.0, whole genome shotgun sequence genomic window:
- the LOC101770436 gene encoding lectin: MGASPSRHEASSDSSRAGNGRAVAVATSSAASGTGSNSNQAQSKRAPAPHMFHEIVAQEKTATTAAELEDQVHGAGIYLAGKTKKYWVHEKTRCNCFMLFPRGLSVTWSEDPNYWSWHPLKETSDSEIEAVSLQNVCWLEIHGKLELSHLTPGVTYDVVFEAMLTEPTYGWTAPVNLRLKLPDGAVQERKEKLQEKPRNQWLELKAGELTAQPGQKGEVEISLFEYDGGQWKRGLLVKGIKIVPKE, encoded by the exons ATGggggcgtcgccgtcgcggcatGAGGCGTCGTCCGACTCGTCGCGCGCCGGCAACGGCCGCGCCGTGGCGGTGGCGACGAGCAGCGCCGCTTCTGGCACCGGTAGCAACAGCAACCAGGCCCAGTCGAAGCGGGCGCCGGCTCCTCACATGTTCCATGAGATCGTCGCGCAGGAGAAGACTGCCACTACTGCAGCCGAGCTGGAGGATCAGGTGCATGGCGCAGGGATCTACCTGGCTGGAAAAACAAAG AAGTACTGGGTGCACGAGAAAACCAGGTGCAACTGCTTCATGCTGTTCCCCAGAGGGCTGTCCGTCACTTGGAGTGAGGACCCCAACTACTGGAGCTGGCATCCCCTGAAAGAGACAAG CGACTCCGAGATCGAGGCGGTGTCGCTGCAGAACGTGTGCTGGCTGGAGATCCACGGGAAGCTGGAGCTGTCCCACCTCACGCCAGGAGTCACCTACGACGTCGTCTTCGAGGCGATGCTTACAGAGCCAACGTACGGGTGGACCGCGCCGGTGAACCTCCGGCTGAAGCTCCCCGACGGGGCGGTGCAGGAGCGGAAGGAGAAGCTGCAGGAGAAGCCCAGGAACCAGTGGCTGGAGCTCAAGGCCGGGGAGCTGACGGCGCAGCCGGGGCAGAAGGGGGAGGTGGAGATCTCCTTGTTCGAGTACGATGGCGGGCAGTGGAAGAGGGGGCTCCTCGTCAAGGGCATCAAGATTGTGCCAAAGGAGTGA
- the LOC101770033 gene encoding cinnamate beta-D-glucosyltransferase-like, whose translation MPAAGHVMPVYVLHWHVYVTDTGSRSFSSLVKVKCRSRSSSVGWLDAQAPRSVVYASVGSVVVLSAEEVADMAHGLASTDRPFLWVVRPDTRPLIPDGFLDAVAGRGMVVPWSPQERVLAHPATACFLTHCGWNSTLETVAAGVPVVAFPQWGDQCTDAKFLVDELGIGVRLRAPLRREAVDAAVAGPGADATLARARSWSAVARAAGGSSDRHVQTFVDDVIRRASRRQAAGLTSSG comes from the coding sequence ATGCCAGCAGCTGGACATGTAATGCCAGTATACGTGCTACATTGGCATGTCTACGTCACCGATACCGGTTCTCGCTCGTTCTCCTCTCTCGTCAAGGTTAAATGCAGGAGCAGGAGTTCGAGCGTGGGTTGGCTGGACGCGCAGGCCCCGCGCTCCGTCGTGTACGCGTCGGTCGGCAGCGTGGTGGTGCTCTCCGCCGAGGAGGTCGCCGACATGGCGCACGGGCTCGCGTCCACCGACCGGCCATTCCTGTGGGTGGTGCGGCCGGACACCCGACCGCTGATCCCGGACGGGTTCCtggacgccgtcgccggccgcggcaTGGTCGTCCCGTGGAGCCCGCAGGAGCGCGTGCTGGCGCACCCCGCCACCGCGTGCTTCCTCACGCACTGCGGATGGAACTCCACCCTCGAGacggtggccgccggcgtgccTGTGGTGGCCTTCCCGCAGTGGGGCGACCAGTGCACGGACGCCAAGTTCCTGGTGGACGAGCTCGGCATCGGCGTCCGCCTGCGCGCGCCGCTGCGGCGGGAGGCCGTggacgccgccgtggccggGCCAGGGGCCGACGCCACGCTCGCAAGGGCCAGGTCGTGGAGCGcggtggcgcgggcggccggcgggtcgTCGGACCGCCACGTGCAGACGTTCGTCGACGACGTCATCCGGCGAGCGTCACGAAGGCAAGCAGCTGGGCTTACGTCAAGCGGCTAA
- the LOC101770852 gene encoding 60S ribosomal protein L5-1, giving the protein MSAGDMFSKSKGFVRTQKANAYYKRFQVQFKRRRDGKTDYRARIRLINQEKNKYSTPKYRFVVRFTNKDITAQIMSASIAGDMVLASAYSHELPRYGLEVGLANYAAAYCTGLLLARRVLKLRDLDQEYEGNVEATGEDFCVEPADGRRPFRALLDVGLIRTTTGNRVFAALKGALDGGLDIPHSDKRFAGFKKDEKQLDAEVHHKYIYGGHVADYMRTLAEEEFEKYQSHFSEYIKKGIKADDVETLYKKVHAAIRADPSVAKSTKEPPKEHKRYNSKKLTHEERRSRLVERLNALNSCGDDDQDEDN; this is encoded by the exons ATGAGCGCCGGTGACATGTTCAGCAAGTCCAAG GGGTTCGTCAGGACCCAGAAGGCCAATGCCTACTACAAGCGCTTTCAGGTTCAGTTCAAGAGACGCCGGG ATGGCAAGACAGACTACAGAGCCAGGATTAGGCTCATCAACCAAGAAAAAAATAAGTACAGCACTCCCAAGTACCGATTTGTTGTCAGATTT ACCAACAAGGACATCACTGCCCAAATCATGTCTGCAAGCATTGCTGGTGATATGGTCCTTGCTTCAGCCTATTCACACGAGTTGCCACGTTATGGACTTGAAGTTGGTCTTGCAAACTATGCTGCAG CATACTGCACTGGACTTCTTTTGGCTCGCCGAGTTTTGAAGCTCCGTGATTTGGATCAGGAGTATGAGGGCAATGTTGAG GCTACTGGAGAGGATTTCTGTGTTGAGCCAGCTGATGGCAGGAGGCCATTTCGTGCACTCTTGGATGTCGGCCTTATTAGGACTACAACTGGAAACCGTGTCTTTGCAGCCCTTAAG GGAGCACTGGATGGAGGTCTTGACATTCCTCACAGTGACAAGAGGTTCGCTGGCTTCAAGAAGGATGAGAAGCAACTTGATGCAGAAGttcaccacaagtacatctatgGTGGTCATGTTGCGGACTACATGAGG ACACTTGCTGAGGAGGAGTTTGAGAAGTACCAATCTCACTTCAGCGAGTATATTAAGAAGGGCATCAAGGCAGATGATGTGGAGACTCTTTACAAGAAGGTGCATGCTGCAATCCGTGCTGATCCTAGCGTGGCAAAATCCACAAAGGAACCACCAAAGGAGCACAAGAG GTACAACTCGAAGAAGCTTACGCATGAGGAGAGGAGATCCAGGCTTGTTGAGAGGCTGAATGCGCTCAACTCCTGCGGTGACGACGATCAGGATGAGGACAACTGA
- the LOC101768808 gene encoding serine carboxypeptidase II-1, producing the protein MAAAAAAALAAVLALSCCNVASATAEAEADRIASLPGQPPVNFSMYSGYVTVDAAAGRALFYWLIEAAGVPPESAPLVLWLNGGPGCSSVGYGASEELGAFRINADSRSLSRNPYPWNKVANMLFLDSPAGVGYSYSNTTTDLYTAGDNKTAHDSYTFLVNWLERFPQYKQRDFYITGESYGGHYVPQLSQLVYRNNKGVKKPVLNLKGFMVGNAVIDDYHDYIGTFEYLWTHGLISDETYEKLRLTCEFEVSEHPSKECEKILEVASAEQGKIDTYSIYTPTCKKTSLHRHRLIRGRTPWLPRGYDPCTTQYSTKYYNLPEVQKALHANVTGIPYAWVACSDPIYKYWKDSPRSMLPIYRELIAAGKRIWVFSGDADAVVPLPGTRYSIDALFLPTISNWYAWYDQGEVGGWCQVYKGLTLVTIRGAGHEVPLHRPRLGLKLFEHFLRDEPMPKPADSIQTF; encoded by the exons atggcggccgccgcggccgcggccctgGCCGCCGTACTGGCGCTGTCCTGCTGTAACGTCGCGTCGGccacggcggaggcggaggcggaccgCATCGCGAGCCTGCCGGGGCAGCCGCCGGTCAACTTCTCCATGTACTCCGGGTACGTCACCGTCGACGCGGCCGCGGGGCGGGCGCTCTTCTACTGGCTCAtcgaggcggccggcgtgcCCCCGGAGTCCGCGCCGCTCGTGCTCTGGCTCAACGGCGGGCCCGGGTGCTCCTCCGTCGGCTACGGCGCATCGGAGGAGCTTGGCGCCTTCCGGATCAACGCCGACAGCAGGTCGCTCTCCAGGAACCCCTACCCCTGGAACAAAG TGGCGAACATGCTGTTCTtggactcgccggccggcgtcgGCTACTCCTACTCCAACACCACCACCGATCTGTACACTGCCGGTGACAACAAGACAG CCCATGACTCGTACACTTTCTTGGTGAATTGGTTGGAGCGGTTTCCACAATACAAGCAACGCGATTTCTACATCACAGGAGAGAGCTACGGAG GTCACTATGTGCCTCAGTTGTCTCAGCTAGTATACCGGAACAACAAAGGAGTTAAAAAGCCTGTCCTGAACCTCAAAGGCTTCATG GTTGGAAATGCGGTGATTGACGACTACCATGACTACATTGGCACATTTGAGTACTTGTGGACGCATGGGCTTATCTCAGATGAAACCTATGAGAAGTTGCGGTTGACCTGTGAGTTTGAAGTATCTGAGCACCCGTCGAAGGAATGTGAGAAGATTTTAGAAGTTGCTTCGGCTGAGCAAGGGAAGATTGATACATACAGCATCTATACTCCTACTTGTAAGAAGACTTCGCTGCATAGGCACAGGCTAATAAGAGGAAGAACG CCCTGGTTGCCCAGAGGATATGATCCCTGCACCACACAATACTCCACAAAGTACTACAACTTACCTGAGGTGCAGAAAGCTTTACATGCCAATGTCACTGGAATACCATATGCCTGGGTAGCCTGCAG CGACCCAATTTACAAATATTGGAAAGATTCACCGAGATCCATGCTTCCTATTTATCGTGAACTCATCGCTGCAGGCAAAAGGATATGGGTCTTCAG TGGCGATGCTGATGCTGTTGTCCCCCTCCCTGGGACAAGATACTCCATCGATGCGCTCTTTCTACCAACGATAAGTAACTGGTATGCTTGGTATGACCAAGGAGAG GTTGGTGGATGGTGCCAAGTATACAAGGGCTTGACACTGGTGACGATCCGTGGTGCGGGGCATGAGGTTCCCCTCCACCGTCCACGGCTTGGCCTGAAGCTCTTCGAGCACTTCCTGCGCGATGAGCCCATGCCCAAGCCTGCAGATAGCATTCAAACGTTTTAG